Proteins encoded by one window of Chondromyces crocatus:
- the proS gene encoding proline--tRNA ligase, whose product MAKNEAQKGPAKTAITPTRAEDYPEWYQQVVRAADMAENSPVRGCMVIKPWGYAIWENIQRDLDQRFKDTGHKNAYFPLFIPKSFLEKEAEHVEGFAKECAVVTHHRLVAGPKGGLVPDPEAKLDEPLIVRPTSETIIGAAFAQWVQSYRDLPLLINQWANVVRWELRTRLFLRTAEFLWQEGHTAHATEAEAREETMKMLGVYASFARDSMAMPVFEGKKTDSERFPGAVDTFCIEAMMQDRKALQAGTSHFLGQNFAKASGIRFQTKTETEEFAWTTSWGVSTRLVGAMIMTHADDDGLVLPPMLAPTHVILLPVYRGDETRAQVDEYIDALAKELRAQRLGDRRVEVEVDRRDIRGGDKQWEWVKKGAPLRVEIGPRDVEGGVVMVARRDRPVKEKTSMPRGEFVGRVVAILEEMQAGLLARATAFRDEHTRVVNSREEFDAFFKAKGEKEIHGGFALGHWAGDARTEQELKDRYKVTVRCIPSGGYDGAPWAEALTGEGTCLFTGQPSPQRVVFAKSY is encoded by the coding sequence GTGGCGAAGAACGAAGCCCAGAAGGGACCCGCAAAGACCGCGATCACACCGACCCGGGCGGAGGATTACCCCGAGTGGTACCAGCAGGTCGTGCGCGCCGCCGACATGGCCGAGAACTCGCCGGTGCGGGGCTGCATGGTGATCAAGCCGTGGGGGTACGCGATCTGGGAGAACATCCAGCGCGACCTGGACCAGCGGTTCAAGGATACGGGGCACAAGAACGCGTACTTCCCGCTGTTCATCCCGAAGAGCTTCCTGGAGAAGGAGGCGGAGCACGTGGAGGGGTTCGCCAAGGAGTGCGCGGTGGTGACGCACCACCGGCTGGTGGCAGGGCCGAAGGGGGGGCTCGTGCCGGATCCGGAGGCGAAGCTGGATGAGCCGCTGATCGTGCGGCCGACGTCGGAGACGATCATCGGGGCGGCGTTCGCGCAGTGGGTGCAGAGCTACCGGGATCTGCCGTTGCTCATCAACCAGTGGGCGAACGTGGTGCGCTGGGAGCTGCGGACGCGGCTGTTCCTGCGGACGGCGGAGTTCCTGTGGCAGGAGGGGCACACGGCGCACGCGACGGAGGCGGAGGCGCGCGAGGAGACGATGAAGATGCTGGGCGTCTATGCGTCGTTCGCGCGGGATTCGATGGCGATGCCGGTGTTCGAGGGGAAGAAGACGGACAGCGAGCGGTTCCCGGGGGCGGTGGACACGTTCTGCATCGAGGCGATGATGCAGGATCGGAAGGCGCTGCAGGCCGGGACGTCGCACTTCCTGGGGCAGAATTTCGCGAAGGCGAGCGGGATCCGGTTCCAGACGAAGACGGAGACGGAGGAGTTCGCGTGGACGACGTCGTGGGGGGTGTCGACGCGGCTGGTGGGGGCGATGATCATGACCCACGCGGACGATGATGGGCTGGTGCTGCCGCCGATGCTGGCGCCGACGCACGTGATCCTGCTGCCGGTGTACCGGGGCGACGAGACGCGGGCGCAGGTGGACGAGTACATCGACGCGCTGGCGAAGGAGCTGCGGGCGCAGCGGCTGGGGGATCGGCGGGTCGAGGTGGAGGTGGATCGGCGGGACATCCGCGGGGGAGACAAGCAGTGGGAGTGGGTGAAGAAGGGGGCGCCGCTGCGGGTGGAGATCGGGCCGCGGGACGTGGAAGGTGGGGTGGTGATGGTGGCGCGGCGTGACCGGCCGGTGAAGGAGAAGACGAGCATGCCGCGGGGGGAGTTCGTCGGCCGGGTGGTGGCGATCCTGGAGGAGATGCAGGCGGGGCTGCTGGCGCGCGCGACGGCGTTCCGGGACGAGCACACGCGGGTGGTGAACAGCCGGGAGGAGTTCGATGCGTTCTTCAAGGCGAAGGGCGAGAAGGAGATCCACGGTGGGTTCGCGCTGGGGCACTGGGCGGGGGACGCCAGGACCGAGCAGGAGCTGAAGGATCGGTACAAGGTGACGGTGCGCTGTATCCCGAGCGGTGGGTACGACGGTGCGCCGTGGGCCGAGGCGCTGACGGGGGAGGGGACCTGCCTGTTCACGGGGCAGCCGAGCCCGCAGCGGGTGGTGTTCGCGAAGTCGTACTGA
- a CDS encoding phytoene desaturase family protein — protein MTRTPDALVLGAGPNGLVAAATLARAGLSVLVLEAESEPGGAVRTGELTLPGFRHDLGAAFFPFGQVSPAFVPLDLAGAGLVWRHAPLDSAHPAPDGTCASIARDHHATALSLGEDAEPWQRIATWHARTRERMLDALLSTLPALRPLLRFGPLNLLRLAEVALSSGRGFSSRTFRSEAARRIIPGLALHTDVGPDDPCGAIVGFMLAVLASSAGFPVPEGGADAITRALVHRIEEHGGSIRVNARVDQILVRQHRAAAVRLTNGEEIPAARFIIADLAAPSLYLDLLPEPHVPARIRRAMRRFPHGFGTFKVDWALDAPVPWSHPEPARAAVVHAADSLDDLSMFTRQVRAGTLPKNPYLVIGQQSLLDPTRAPAGRHTLYAYSRVPSSLEGGWQAARERFADRVEQRIEQLAPGFRKHILARAIASPPDLQAMNANLIGGDLGGGSADIRHQLIFRPVFPWFRYRTPVRGLYLGSSYTHPGAGVHGASGRNAALAALEDET, from the coding sequence GTGACGCGCACCCCTGACGCCCTCGTCCTCGGCGCAGGCCCCAACGGCCTCGTCGCCGCCGCGACCCTCGCCCGCGCAGGCCTCTCCGTCCTCGTCCTCGAGGCCGAATCCGAACCTGGCGGCGCCGTCCGCACCGGCGAACTCACCCTCCCCGGCTTCCGCCACGACCTCGGCGCCGCCTTCTTCCCCTTCGGCCAGGTCAGCCCCGCCTTCGTCCCCCTCGACCTCGCCGGCGCAGGCCTCGTCTGGCGCCACGCCCCCCTCGACAGCGCGCACCCTGCCCCTGACGGCACCTGCGCCAGCATCGCCCGCGACCACCACGCCACCGCCCTCTCCCTCGGCGAAGACGCCGAGCCCTGGCAGCGCATCGCCACCTGGCACGCCCGGACCCGCGAGCGCATGCTCGACGCCCTCCTCTCCACCCTCCCGGCGCTTCGCCCCCTCCTCCGCTTCGGCCCGCTCAACCTCCTCCGCCTCGCCGAGGTCGCCCTCTCCAGCGGCCGCGGCTTCTCCAGCCGCACCTTCCGCTCCGAAGCCGCCCGCCGCATCATCCCGGGCCTCGCCCTCCACACCGACGTCGGCCCCGACGACCCCTGCGGCGCCATCGTCGGCTTCATGCTCGCCGTCCTCGCCTCCAGCGCCGGCTTCCCCGTCCCCGAAGGCGGCGCCGACGCCATCACCCGCGCCCTCGTCCACCGCATCGAGGAACACGGCGGCTCCATCCGCGTGAACGCCCGCGTCGACCAGATCCTCGTCCGCCAGCACCGCGCCGCCGCCGTCCGTCTCACCAACGGCGAAGAGATCCCCGCCGCCCGCTTCATCATCGCCGACCTCGCCGCCCCCTCCCTCTACCTCGACCTCCTCCCCGAGCCCCACGTCCCCGCCCGCATCCGCCGCGCCATGCGCCGCTTCCCCCACGGCTTCGGCACCTTCAAGGTCGACTGGGCCCTCGACGCCCCCGTCCCCTGGTCCCACCCCGAGCCCGCCCGCGCCGCCGTCGTCCACGCCGCCGACAGCCTCGACGACCTGTCCATGTTCACCCGCCAGGTCCGCGCCGGCACCCTCCCGAAGAACCCCTACCTGGTCATCGGCCAGCAATCCCTCCTCGACCCCACCCGCGCCCCCGCCGGCCGCCACACCCTCTACGCCTACTCCCGCGTCCCTTCCTCCCTCGAAGGCGGCTGGCAAGCCGCCCGCGAACGCTTCGCCGATCGTGTCGAGCAGCGCATCGAGCAGCTCGCCCCCGGCTTCCGCAAGCACATCCTCGCCCGCGCCATCGCGTCCCCACCCGACCTCCAGGCCATGAACGCGAACCTCATCGGCGGCGATCTCGGTGGCGGCTCTGCCGACATCCGGCACCAGCTCATCTTCCGCCCGGTGTTCCCCTGGTTCCGCTACCGGACCCCCGTGCGCGGCCTCTACCTCGGCTCTTCCTACACGCACCCCGGTGCTGGCGTTCACGGCGCCAGCGGCCGCAACGCAGCGCTCGCCGCCCTCGAAGACGAGACCTGA
- a CDS encoding sigma 54-interacting transcriptional regulator, translating into MSQARSTGHPGSQPPGEGEVAGGLAPTAVGDFEADRVAMEEARRAAMAPTEPPPPVRMDPPPLRIDSPLPARMELPPLTGTATETDPIAMAQIRDAVLSARPPQAHVMLVVYHRQGSETVRLQEGTGVVVGRDPSADLVIPERSLSRRHARFTLERSDVLVEDLGSTNGTFLGGQQIKRGVLKPGEEVMLGEITASLRVLATTETPVLNLEALDALRGAVDGGRRDEEGEPRSSTLTPIANPPPDDAGIVMRSAVMRPIMETAMRLARSSAPVLIQGETGSGKDMLARLIHEAGPRHKKPLVCVTCSGVPAQLLVNILFGHEADVLPGATQVQEGVFESANGGTVLLDEVSDLPAAAQAGLLHFLETRRVARQGSSHEIEVDVRVLATTHRDLEAMCEAGTFRADLYYRLNVVPLRVPPLCERREDIAPLAMRFLQHAARANRRSVATIEPEAMELLEAYPWPGNVRELRNVIERAVLITQGDVISPLDLPDPVRNGTSIRRTPRPGPDRSATEPLLPTPPPMIGLKAQMDRLEAELILDALRATNGNLAMAARRLRMPLRTLQEKMTVHGLRRADYRGGESPPSRSGSGK; encoded by the coding sequence ATGAGTCAAGCGCGCTCGACCGGCCACCCGGGCAGCCAGCCTCCGGGCGAGGGAGAGGTTGCTGGTGGGTTGGCGCCAACTGCTGTTGGCGACTTCGAGGCAGACCGTGTCGCGATGGAGGAAGCCCGTCGGGCGGCCATGGCCCCCACGGAGCCACCACCTCCCGTGCGGATGGACCCGCCGCCTCTGCGAATCGACTCCCCCCTCCCGGCGAGGATGGAGCTGCCTCCGCTGACGGGGACGGCGACGGAGACCGATCCGATCGCGATGGCGCAGATCCGGGACGCCGTGCTCAGCGCGCGGCCCCCCCAGGCGCACGTGATGCTGGTGGTGTACCACCGGCAGGGTTCGGAGACGGTGCGCCTGCAAGAGGGGACCGGGGTCGTGGTGGGCCGCGATCCGTCCGCCGATCTGGTGATCCCCGAGCGCAGCCTGTCACGCCGCCACGCGCGCTTCACGCTGGAGCGCAGCGATGTGCTGGTGGAAGACCTCGGGTCGACGAACGGGACGTTCCTCGGCGGTCAGCAGATCAAGCGCGGGGTGCTGAAGCCCGGCGAAGAGGTGATGCTCGGCGAGATCACGGCGTCGCTTCGGGTGCTCGCGACGACGGAGACGCCGGTGCTGAACCTGGAGGCGCTCGATGCGCTGCGGGGCGCGGTGGACGGTGGTCGCCGCGACGAAGAAGGCGAGCCGCGTTCGAGCACGCTGACGCCGATCGCGAACCCGCCGCCCGACGACGCGGGGATCGTGATGCGGAGCGCGGTGATGCGTCCGATCATGGAGACGGCGATGCGGCTGGCGCGTTCGAGCGCGCCGGTGCTGATCCAGGGCGAGACGGGCTCCGGGAAGGACATGCTGGCGCGGCTGATCCACGAGGCCGGGCCGAGGCACAAGAAGCCGCTGGTGTGCGTGACGTGCAGCGGTGTGCCGGCGCAGCTCCTGGTGAACATCCTGTTCGGTCACGAGGCCGATGTGCTGCCCGGCGCGACGCAGGTGCAGGAGGGGGTGTTCGAGTCGGCAAACGGTGGGACGGTGCTGCTCGACGAGGTGTCGGATCTGCCAGCCGCTGCGCAGGCGGGGTTGCTGCACTTCCTGGAGACGCGGCGGGTGGCGCGGCAGGGGTCGAGCCACGAGATCGAGGTCGACGTGCGGGTGCTGGCGACCACGCACCGGGATCTGGAAGCGATGTGCGAGGCCGGGACGTTCCGAGCCGATCTGTACTACCGGCTGAACGTGGTGCCGCTGCGTGTGCCGCCGCTGTGCGAGCGGCGTGAGGACATTGCGCCCCTGGCGATGCGCTTCCTGCAACACGCTGCGCGCGCGAACCGGCGGAGCGTCGCGACGATCGAGCCCGAGGCGATGGAGCTTCTGGAAGCCTATCCGTGGCCGGGCAACGTGCGCGAGCTGCGGAACGTGATCGAGCGGGCGGTGCTGATCACGCAGGGGGATGTGATCTCTCCGCTGGATCTGCCGGATCCGGTGCGGAACGGGACGAGCATCCGGCGCACGCCACGTCCAGGGCCGGATCGTTCGGCGACGGAGCCGCTGTTGCCGACGCCTCCGCCGATGATCGGGCTGAAGGCGCAGATGGATCGTCTGGAAGCCGAGCTGATCCTGGACGCGCTGCGGGCGACGAACGGGAATCTGGCGATGGCGGCGCGGCGTCTGCGGATGCCGCTGCGGACGCTGCAGGAGAAGATGACGGTGCACGGGCTGCGGCGGGCGGATTACCGGGGGGGTGAATCGCCGCCTTCTCGGTCGGGTTCCGGGAAGTAG